One stretch of Streptomyces hygroscopicus DNA includes these proteins:
- a CDS encoding MmcD translates to MVTSGKELGLAPREKPGHFEIALDARITDPAAFRVSFVILLDGDLVMSPEHLGVAYMAATLRAAGFSCEIREAEHGRHQEVVDAIAAYAPGLVCFTLMSLNVPSCVEFCAALRKEMPEVVIACGGPAGTFTGTDVLRVNPHADIVAVGEGEPIILDLAQRLALGEDIAGCPGIGYRDADGGYRQNPARPLVHNLEVLPYPVRDQLIAHGNKLEYVRVSTSRGCVARCTFCSAPNLGNRVQAGKAWRGVGPDYVLDEVEQLVRDHRFRTFDFIDSTFEDPDGGRVGKKRVRAIAEGILDRGLDIYYNVCMRAENWSDSAEDHDLLDLLVRSGLEKVNVGIESGVPEELLLWEKRATVEDNISIIRLLREHGIYLAMGFIPFHPYATVETLTQNADFLREHAGHNLRRLTERLEVYPGTSIARKLADDGLLGDRYEDNLDPYDYRHSDERVERLAVHFASLYNDEDYHKRGVITDQSAVFEFETFNVVVQTFVSRLYRRFHALPGAMEVLERFKDFLHETRQDMGRQNHEFFMENLDDVLTDRLDPVKRRRQLEQIEARFRSCIDRIRAEQLRVGMRLHRFGADVTAISSSLPPVTPGGAPRSYNGGAPTW, encoded by the coding sequence ATGGTGACGTCTGGGAAAGAGCTCGGGCTCGCACCCCGGGAGAAGCCGGGACACTTCGAGATAGCGCTCGACGCGAGGATCACCGACCCGGCCGCGTTCCGGGTCAGCTTCGTGATCCTGCTCGACGGCGACCTGGTGATGTCCCCCGAGCACCTCGGCGTCGCCTATATGGCCGCGACGCTGCGCGCGGCGGGCTTCTCCTGCGAGATCCGCGAGGCCGAGCACGGCCGCCACCAGGAGGTCGTGGACGCCATCGCGGCCTACGCCCCCGGCCTGGTGTGCTTCACGCTGATGAGCCTGAACGTGCCGAGCTGCGTGGAGTTCTGCGCGGCCCTGCGCAAGGAGATGCCCGAGGTGGTCATCGCCTGCGGCGGCCCCGCCGGGACGTTCACCGGCACCGATGTGCTGCGGGTCAACCCGCACGCCGACATCGTCGCGGTCGGCGAGGGCGAGCCCATCATCCTGGACCTCGCCCAGCGGCTCGCCCTCGGCGAGGACATCGCCGGCTGCCCCGGCATCGGATACCGCGACGCCGACGGCGGATACCGGCAGAACCCGGCCCGCCCGCTCGTCCACAACCTGGAGGTGCTGCCGTACCCGGTCCGCGATCAGCTCATCGCCCACGGCAACAAGCTCGAATACGTCCGGGTCAGCACCAGCCGCGGCTGCGTCGCCCGCTGCACCTTCTGCTCGGCCCCCAACCTCGGCAACCGCGTCCAGGCGGGCAAGGCGTGGCGCGGGGTCGGCCCCGACTACGTACTGGACGAGGTGGAGCAGCTCGTCCGCGACCACCGGTTCCGCACCTTCGACTTCATCGACTCCACCTTCGAGGACCCCGACGGCGGCCGGGTCGGCAAAAAACGTGTCCGCGCCATCGCCGAGGGCATCCTCGACCGCGGTCTCGACATCTACTACAACGTCTGCATGCGCGCCGAGAACTGGTCCGACTCCGCCGAGGACCACGACCTGCTCGACCTGCTCGTCCGCAGCGGCCTGGAGAAGGTCAACGTCGGCATCGAATCCGGCGTCCCCGAAGAGCTGCTGCTATGGGAGAAGCGCGCCACCGTCGAGGACAACATCAGCATCATCCGGCTGCTGCGCGAGCACGGCATCTATCTGGCCATGGGGTTCATTCCGTTCCACCCCTACGCCACGGTGGAGACCCTGACCCAGAACGCCGACTTCCTGCGCGAGCACGCCGGGCACAACCTGCGCCGTCTCACCGAGCGGCTGGAGGTCTACCCGGGCACGTCCATCGCCCGCAAGCTGGCGGACGACGGCCTGCTCGGCGACCGCTACGAGGACAATCTCGATCCCTACGACTACCGCCACAGCGATGAGCGCGTCGAGCGGCTCGCCGTCCACTTCGCCTCGCTCTACAACGACGAGGACTACCACAAGCGCGGCGTCATCACCGACCAGTCGGCGGTGTTCGAGTTCGAGACGTTCAACGTCGTCGTGCAGACCTTCGTCTCCCGGCTCTACCGCCGCTTTCACGCCCTTCCGGGGGCGATGGAGGTCCTGGAGCGGTTCAAGGACTTCCTGCACGAGACCCGCCAGGACATGGGGCGGCAGAACCACGAGTTCTTCATGGAGAACCTCGACGACGTCCTGACCGACCGCCTGGACCCGGTCAAGCGCCGCCGCCAGCTGGAGCAGATCGAGGCCCGTTTCCGCTCCTGCATCGACCGCATCCGCGCCGAGCAGCTCCGCGTCGGGATGCGGCTGCACCGGTTCGGCGCGGACGTCACCGCCATCAGCTCCAGCCTCCCGCCGGTGACCCCCGGCGGCGCGCCCCGCTCGTACAACGGGGGTGCCCCCACGTGGTGA
- a CDS encoding sulfate adenylyltransferase gives MPSALRDLENDTVQVLREVRGRFTNPALLWSMGKDSTTLLWLVRKAFFGDVPFPVIHIDTSYKFRQMYEFRDRWSREWGLDLRVHRNEKALAAGMGPTAATKLECCTALKTNALQEALEAGGHDAVLLGIRGDEHGVRAKERVFSPRDRSFGWDYRNQPAEFWDLRQAAVDEGGHMRVHPMLSWREIDIWEYVRQEGIPVPDLYFANDGNRYRSIGCECCCSPVRSDAGTVTDVVIEVRRSREGERAGRAQDKEDAAAMEKLRALGYM, from the coding sequence GTGCCCTCGGCGCTGCGCGACCTTGAGAACGACACGGTGCAGGTGCTGCGCGAGGTGCGCGGCAGGTTCACCAACCCGGCCCTGCTGTGGTCGATGGGCAAGGACTCGACCACGCTCCTGTGGCTGGTCCGCAAGGCGTTCTTCGGGGACGTGCCCTTCCCCGTCATCCACATCGACACCTCCTACAAGTTCCGGCAGATGTACGAGTTCCGCGACCGCTGGTCCCGGGAGTGGGGCCTGGACCTGCGGGTGCACCGGAACGAGAAGGCGCTGGCCGCGGGGATGGGCCCGACCGCCGCGACCAAGCTCGAATGCTGCACGGCCCTGAAGACCAACGCCCTCCAAGAGGCCCTGGAGGCCGGCGGACACGACGCGGTGCTGCTCGGCATCCGCGGTGACGAGCACGGGGTGCGCGCCAAGGAGCGGGTCTTCAGCCCGCGGGACCGGTCCTTCGGCTGGGACTACCGCAACCAGCCGGCCGAATTCTGGGACCTGCGGCAGGCCGCGGTGGACGAGGGCGGACATATGCGCGTCCACCCGATGCTCTCCTGGCGGGAGATCGACATCTGGGAGTACGTGCGACAGGAGGGCATCCCCGTCCCCGATCTGTACTTCGCGAACGACGGGAACCGCTACCGGTCGATCGGCTGCGAGTGCTGCTGCTCGCCGGTGCGCAGCGACGCCGGGACGGTCACCGACGTGGTCATCGAGGTCCGCCGCTCCCGCGAAGGCGAGCGCGCGGGCCGGGCGCAGGACAAGGAAGACGCGGCGGCGATGGAGAAGCTCCGCGCCCTCGGATACATGTGA
- a CDS encoding 3-dehydroquinate dehydratase, with protein MSELLLLNGPNLAQLGRRRPEIYGTTTLAGIEEMVRKAVPGHTVRAVQDECEGALVRAVHAAGDCAGAIVNPGALMMAGWSLRDALESFPAPWIEVHLSNVWAREEFRHHSVLSPLASGVIAGLGADGYRVAALALLAKIEG; from the coding sequence ATGTCTGAGCTGCTGCTGCTCAACGGCCCGAATCTGGCTCAACTCGGCCGGCGCCGCCCGGAGATCTACGGCACCACGACGCTCGCCGGGATCGAGGAGATGGTCCGTAAGGCCGTCCCCGGCCACACCGTGCGGGCCGTGCAGGACGAATGTGAGGGGGCGCTGGTGCGCGCCGTGCACGCCGCCGGCGACTGCGCGGGCGCCATCGTCAACCCGGGTGCGCTGATGATGGCCGGGTGGAGCCTGCGCGACGCGCTGGAGAGCTTCCCCGCCCCATGGATCGAGGTCCACCTGTCGAATGTGTGGGCCCGCGAGGAGTTCCGGCACCACTCGGTGCTCTCGCCGCTGGCCTCGGGCGTCATCGCGGGCCTGGGCGCCGACGGGTACCGGGTCGCGGCGCTGGCGCTGCTGGCCAAGATCGAGGGCTGA
- a CDS encoding 3-amino-5-hydroxybenzoic acid synthase: MTLDPTAAPPAPVRRIDADDLPPWPQHDHTERAALDRVLAQGQWWRAAGTENEDFEREFAAYNGAPRALAVTNGTAALELALRLHGIGPGDEVVVPAFTFISTSLAVQNVGAIPVPADVDPETYCLTPEAVRAALTPEARAVIPVHMAGHLADMHGLGDLAAEHGLALIQDAAHAQGGVWDGTPVGAFPTVACYSFQNGKLMTAGEGGALTLPDEKTYEQAYLMHTCGRPRGDTTYQHMTGGSNYRVSEFTAAILRAQLARLAGQTRIREQRAALLDALLADVPGLRLQARDPRMDVNPHYMYLVAVDPSAGRAGRDALVEGLKAAGVPACVNFPPVYRTASFQAGPVPTTPVPELAERCAVAEDLGAHGLWIHHRVLLAEPPVVERVATVVAALAARATDAVVTR; this comes from the coding sequence GTGACCCTCGACCCGACAGCCGCGCCCCCGGCCCCCGTCCGCCGGATCGACGCCGACGACCTGCCGCCGTGGCCCCAGCACGACCATACGGAGCGCGCGGCCCTGGACCGTGTCCTGGCGCAGGGACAGTGGTGGCGGGCGGCGGGCACCGAGAACGAGGACTTCGAGCGCGAGTTCGCCGCGTACAACGGCGCGCCGCGCGCGCTCGCGGTGACCAACGGCACCGCCGCGCTCGAACTGGCGCTCCGGCTGCATGGCATCGGGCCCGGCGACGAGGTCGTGGTGCCCGCGTTCACCTTCATCAGCACCTCGCTGGCCGTACAGAACGTCGGCGCGATCCCCGTCCCGGCGGACGTGGACCCCGAAACCTACTGCCTGACACCCGAAGCCGTCCGTGCCGCGCTGACCCCGGAGGCCCGCGCGGTCATCCCCGTCCATATGGCCGGTCATCTCGCCGATATGCACGGGCTGGGGGACCTGGCCGCCGAACACGGCCTGGCGCTCATCCAGGACGCCGCGCACGCCCAGGGCGGGGTGTGGGACGGGACGCCGGTCGGCGCGTTCCCCACGGTCGCCTGCTACAGCTTCCAGAACGGCAAGCTGATGACCGCCGGGGAGGGCGGGGCGCTGACCCTGCCCGACGAGAAGACGTACGAGCAGGCGTACCTGATGCACACCTGCGGGCGGCCCCGCGGCGACACCACCTACCAGCACATGACGGGCGGCTCCAACTACCGCGTCAGCGAGTTCACGGCGGCGATCCTGCGCGCCCAACTCGCCCGCCTGGCCGGGCAGACGCGGATCCGGGAGCAGCGTGCCGCCCTGCTCGACGCGCTGCTGGCGGACGTGCCCGGGCTGCGCCTGCAGGCCCGCGACCCGCGGATGGACGTCAACCCGCACTACATGTACCTGGTGGCCGTCGACCCGTCGGCGGGCCGGGCGGGGCGCGACGCGCTGGTGGAGGGGCTGAAGGCGGCGGGCGTCCCGGCGTGCGTCAACTTCCCGCCCGTCTACCGCACCGCGTCCTTCCAGGCGGGCCCGGTGCCCACGACGCCCGTACCGGAGCTGGCCGAGCGGTGCGCGGTGGCGGAGGACCTGGGCGCCCACGGCCTGTGGATCCACCACCGGGTGCTGCTGGCCGAACCACCGGTGGTGGAGCGCGTGGCCACCGTGGTCGCCGCCCTGGCCGCGCGGGCCACCGACGCCGTGGTGACGCGGTGA
- a CDS encoding XRE family transcriptional regulator translates to MRAEHSQQPEFGQRVRRRREELGFSQRRLAGDIVTASYISLLESGQRSPTLDLVLHLSEVLQMPLEELTGRGGSSAAAAEPGGLDLVIARSAARGAAELGDHARAAELLATAYTTAVEHGTTALQFDLGLALQEELRSAGRQPDRLALLERLADQEWAKTDPHLRVVLFTELATAQRDTGRLTDARKSAYTALGEIGPAKLTGAFEHVRLLGILISVLCELNDLGQVELLLKEMLSLAEGHRPPVRGRAHWVSSIAYSQLGMATAARHHLDLARAQLTTPDTPVRDWLRFMRSAGNVLLDDGDPGAALPWLQAAEQVGPMVNAPDETTRIVALRARYELAVGAAAQVVEVYPRLSAGSAPLTGPDLVRANLIQAEALADLGRTEEAQALLRRTAALCDELTAYELAVRVWKRIDTLRS, encoded by the coding sequence ATGAGAGCCGAACACAGTCAGCAGCCAGAGTTCGGTCAGCGTGTCCGGCGGCGACGCGAGGAGTTGGGCTTCTCCCAACGCCGACTCGCTGGCGACATCGTGACCGCCAGCTATATCTCCCTCCTGGAGTCCGGTCAGCGCTCCCCCACACTCGACCTCGTACTCCACCTCTCCGAGGTGCTCCAGATGCCGCTGGAGGAGCTGACCGGCCGCGGCGGGTCTTCCGCCGCGGCCGCCGAGCCCGGCGGCCTCGACCTGGTCATCGCGCGCTCCGCCGCACGCGGCGCCGCCGAGCTGGGGGACCACGCCCGCGCGGCCGAGCTGCTCGCGACCGCCTACACCACCGCGGTCGAGCACGGCACGACCGCCCTCCAGTTCGACCTCGGTCTGGCGCTGCAGGAGGAGCTGCGGTCGGCCGGGCGGCAGCCCGACCGGCTGGCGCTGCTGGAGCGCCTCGCCGATCAGGAGTGGGCCAAGACCGATCCGCATCTGCGCGTCGTCCTGTTCACCGAGCTGGCCACCGCGCAGCGCGACACCGGGCGGCTGACGGACGCGCGCAAGTCGGCCTATACGGCGCTGGGCGAGATCGGCCCGGCCAAGCTCACCGGCGCGTTCGAGCATGTCCGGCTGCTCGGCATCCTGATCTCGGTGCTCTGCGAGCTCAACGACCTCGGCCAGGTCGAGCTGCTGCTCAAGGAGATGCTCTCGCTCGCCGAGGGCCACCGGCCGCCCGTGCGCGGCCGGGCCCACTGGGTCTCCAGCATCGCGTACTCCCAGCTCGGCATGGCCACCGCCGCGCGCCACCATCTGGACCTGGCCCGCGCCCAGCTCACCACGCCCGACACTCCGGTGCGCGACTGGCTGCGGTTCATGCGGTCGGCCGGCAATGTCCTGCTGGACGACGGCGACCCCGGCGCGGCGCTGCCGTGGCTGCAGGCCGCCGAGCAGGTCGGCCCCATGGTCAACGCCCCCGACGAGACCACCCGGATCGTCGCGCTGCGCGCCCGCTATGAACTGGCCGTGGGCGCCGCCGCCCAGGTCGTCGAGGTCTACCCCCGGCTCAGTGCGGGCTCCGCGCCGCTGACCGGGCCCGATCTGGTCCGCGCCAACCTCATCCAGGCCGAGGCGCTGGCCGACTTGGGCCGCACCGAGGAGGCCCAGGCGTTGCTGCGCCGGACCGCGGCCCTCTGCGACGAACTGACCGCCTATGAACTGGCCGTCCGCGTCTGGAAGCGCATCGACACGCTTCGCTCATGA
- a CDS encoding 4,6-dehydratase has product MRIFVTGGAGFIGSQFVRALLAGEPAVSEGASVTVFDKLTYSGNLANLAPVAGHPGYSFVQGDICDAEAVDRAMAGHDAVVHFAAETHVDRSILRSAPFVTTNVLGTHVLLDAARTHRVSRFLHVSTDEVYGSITEGSWTEDCPPAPNSPYSASKAGSDLLALSYHRTHGLDVVVTRCSNNYGWYHFPEKMIPLFVTHLMDGRKVPL; this is encoded by the coding sequence ATGAGGATCTTCGTCACCGGTGGCGCCGGCTTCATCGGTTCCCAGTTCGTGCGGGCCCTGCTCGCGGGCGAGCCGGCAGTCTCCGAGGGTGCCTCGGTGACCGTGTTCGACAAGCTCACCTACTCGGGCAACCTCGCCAATCTCGCCCCCGTGGCCGGCCACCCCGGCTACTCCTTCGTCCAGGGCGACATCTGCGACGCCGAGGCCGTCGACCGGGCCATGGCCGGTCACGACGCGGTGGTGCACTTCGCCGCCGAGACCCATGTGGATCGCTCCATCCTGCGCTCGGCTCCGTTCGTCACCACCAATGTGCTGGGCACCCATGTCCTCCTGGACGCGGCGCGCACGCACCGGGTGAGCCGGTTCCTGCACGTGTCCACGGACGAGGTGTACGGCTCCATCACCGAGGGATCCTGGACCGAGGACTGTCCGCCGGCCCCCAACTCGCCCTACTCCGCCTCCAAGGCCGGTTCGGATCTGCTGGCCCTGTCCTACCACCGCACCCACGGCCTGGACGTGGTGGTCACCCGCTGCTCCAACAACTACGGCTGGTATCACTTCCCGGAGAAGATGATCCCGCTGTTCGTCACCCACCTGATGGACGGCAGGAAGGTCCCGCTGTAG
- a CDS encoding dTDP-glucose 4,6-dehydratase: protein MSDHCRGIALAPGQGQAGEVYHIGGGTEVSNKELTSMLLEATGQGWDMVEHVEDRKGHDLRHSLDISKIRKELGYEPRISFADGLAATVRWYEDNRTWWEPLKKKATLMR, encoded by the coding sequence GTGTCCGACCACTGCCGCGGCATCGCCCTGGCGCCGGGCCAGGGCCAGGCGGGCGAGGTCTACCACATAGGCGGCGGCACCGAGGTGTCCAACAAGGAGCTCACCAGCATGCTCCTCGAGGCCACCGGGCAGGGCTGGGACATGGTCGAGCACGTCGAGGACCGCAAGGGCCACGACCTGCGCCACTCCCTGGACATCAGCAAGATCCGCAAGGAACTGGGCTACGAGCCGCGGATCTCTTTCGCGGACGGTCTGGCCGCGACGGTGCGGTGGTACGAGGACAACCGCACCTGGTGGGAACCGCTGAAGAAGAAGGCCACCTTGATGCGCTGA
- a CDS encoding cation diffusion facilitator family transporter — protein sequence MKPHSHEAADKVDSAMESSAEGMRALWLSLAILGVTAVFQTVVVLVSGSVALLGDTIHNFADAMTALPLGVAFVLGRRAANRKFTYGYGRAEDLAGIVIVLTIAASAAVAAYEAIDRLLNPRDISHLGIVAIAAVVGFIGNEWVARYRINVGRKIGSAALVADGLHARTDGFTSLAVLLGAGGAALGWRLADPIVGLLITAAILLVLKDAAREVFRRLMDSVDPALIDTGEAAIREAPGVLSVTELRMRWIGHRLRAEATVEVDGGLSVQEAHAVAVEVEHALIHAVPRLTAAMVHTDPVIGPDMDDPHLKLAPHLT from the coding sequence GTGAAACCCCACTCGCACGAGGCGGCGGACAAGGTCGACTCCGCCATGGAGTCCTCGGCCGAGGGCATGCGCGCCCTGTGGCTCTCCCTCGCCATCCTGGGCGTCACCGCGGTCTTCCAGACCGTGGTCGTCCTGGTGTCCGGATCGGTGGCGCTGCTGGGTGACACCATCCACAACTTCGCCGACGCGATGACCGCGCTTCCGCTCGGGGTCGCGTTCGTCCTCGGGCGGCGCGCGGCGAACCGCAAGTTCACCTACGGATACGGCCGCGCCGAGGACCTGGCCGGGATCGTCATCGTCCTCACGATCGCCGCCTCGGCGGCCGTGGCCGCCTACGAGGCCATCGACCGGCTGCTGAATCCGCGCGACATCTCCCATCTGGGGATCGTGGCCATCGCGGCGGTCGTCGGGTTCATCGGCAACGAATGGGTGGCCCGCTACCGCATCAACGTCGGGCGCAAGATCGGCTCCGCAGCGCTGGTCGCCGACGGGCTGCACGCCCGCACCGACGGATTCACGTCCCTTGCCGTGCTGTTGGGCGCCGGTGGTGCCGCGCTCGGGTGGCGGCTGGCCGACCCGATCGTCGGCCTGCTCATCACGGCCGCGATCCTTCTCGTCCTCAAGGACGCGGCACGCGAGGTCTTCCGTCGCCTGATGGACTCCGTCGACCCGGCGCTCATCGACACGGGCGAGGCCGCGATCCGCGAGGCCCCGGGCGTGCTGAGCGTGACGGAGCTGCGGATGCGCTGGATCGGGCACAGGCTGCGCGCCGAGGCCACGGTCGAGGTGGACGGCGGCCTGAGCGTGCAGGAGGCCCACGCCGTCGCAGTCGAAGTGGAACACGCGCTGATCCACGCGGTGCCACGGCTGACGGCCGCCATGGTGCACACCGACCCGGTCATCGGACCGGACATGGACGATCCGCATCTCAAGCTGGCGCCTCATCTGACATGA
- a CDS encoding putative ABC transporter substrate-binding protein: MKKPRLALVLTATTLTLSACGMGGQTSGGAGTAGTRSIVIDEPFAPAANWSLETDDAFVLTKAGCLETLVRYETSGAIKPMLATSWTQTTPTTWDIKLRRGVTFQDGTPLDAKAVVGALKQALAAKTPAPGFSPKTIDGVTAVGGSTVRMTTPGPDALLPYRLASPNTGILAPKAYSGTSTNPKGTCTGPFRITKEIPQQAIQLKRNSSYWGGSVKLASAEVRFIADAAKRATQVQTGEAQISRKLSVPSVQDLKGNGTVTVRTEQLPRTTELVLNNKKAPFSNEKVRQAFRAAIDTKAITSAVYQGAGRPAVGPFAPGEPWTPEGAAPVKADPAKAKALLTEAGVAPSAIKVQLIAYNEGSGFSDLAAVIQQELKAIGVKATIRTGDYASVEPDLLSGGFQAALLSRNHLGDMPDPAGYLTADYTCKGNYNLSHYCDPKTDALIQKAAATKDAKARYADYAKVAARLQADAVDVFLAHETESVAVASGVKGFAVHPYYTLTADLTLNTK; this comes from the coding sequence ATGAAAAAACCGCGCTTGGCTCTTGTACTGACGGCAACGACCCTGACTCTCTCGGCTTGCGGAATGGGCGGCCAGACCTCCGGTGGTGCGGGCACCGCCGGAACTCGGAGCATCGTCATAGACGAGCCCTTCGCCCCCGCCGCCAACTGGTCCCTGGAGACGGATGACGCCTTCGTCCTCACCAAGGCCGGCTGCCTGGAAACCCTGGTGAGGTACGAAACGAGTGGCGCGATCAAGCCGATGCTCGCCACGTCCTGGACGCAGACCACCCCGACCACCTGGGACATCAAGCTCCGCCGGGGCGTGACGTTCCAGGACGGCACCCCGCTGGACGCGAAGGCCGTCGTGGGAGCCCTGAAGCAGGCGCTCGCCGCGAAGACGCCCGCGCCCGGCTTCTCGCCCAAGACGATCGACGGGGTCACGGCGGTGGGTGGTTCGACGGTCCGGATGACCACCCCCGGCCCGGACGCCCTCCTGCCGTACCGTCTCGCCTCTCCCAACACCGGAATTCTTGCCCCGAAGGCGTACTCCGGAACGTCCACCAACCCCAAGGGAACGTGCACCGGCCCCTTCCGGATCACCAAGGAAATTCCCCAGCAGGCGATTCAGCTGAAGCGCAACTCCTCGTACTGGGGAGGATCGGTGAAACTGGCCTCCGCCGAGGTGCGGTTCATTGCCGACGCCGCCAAACGCGCCACCCAGGTGCAGACCGGCGAGGCTCAGATATCCAGAAAGCTCTCCGTGCCGAGCGTCCAGGATCTCAAGGGAAACGGCACGGTCACCGTACGGACCGAACAGCTTCCCCGGACCACGGAGCTCGTCCTCAACAATAAGAAGGCACCGTTCAGCAACGAAAAGGTGCGGCAGGCTTTCCGGGCAGCGATCGACACCAAGGCGATCACCAGCGCCGTGTACCAGGGAGCCGGGCGGCCGGCCGTCGGCCCGTTCGCCCCCGGTGAGCCCTGGACACCTGAGGGGGCGGCGCCGGTCAAGGCCGATCCGGCCAAGGCCAAGGCCCTGCTCACCGAGGCGGGCGTCGCACCCTCCGCCATCAAAGTGCAGCTCATCGCCTACAACGAGGGGTCAGGATTCTCCGATCTCGCCGCCGTCATCCAACAGGAGCTCAAAGCCATCGGTGTGAAGGCGACCATCCGGACCGGCGACTACGCCTCGGTGGAACCGGACCTCCTCTCGGGCGGCTTCCAGGCCGCACTGCTCTCCCGCAACCACCTCGGTGACATGCCCGACCCGGCCGGCTACCTGACCGCCGACTACACCTGCAAGGGGAACTACAACCTCTCGCACTACTGCGACCCGAAGACCGACGCCCTCATCCAGAAGGCCGCGGCCACCAAGGACGCCAAGGCCCGCTATGCCGACTACGCCAAGGTCGCCGCCCGCCTCCAGGCCGACGCGGTAGACGTCTTCCTCGCCCACGAGACCGAGTCCGTCGCCGTGGCCTCCGGGGTCAAGGGCTTCGCCGTCCACCCGTACTACACCCTCACCGCGGACCTGACTCTCAACACGAAATGA
- a CDS encoding haloacid dehalogenase, with the protein MTPARTHRTHRAQKEYVVIDFRPKYITFDCYGTLTAFGMSALTRQLFADRIAADRMEDFLDDFEAYRIDEVLGAYQLYPDVIKNALKRACALWGVEYRDTDGEAIVAAVPSWGPHPDVPDALRTLAESYPLVILSNAANDQIGGNVEKLGAPFHAVYTAEHARAYKPRLQAFEYMLEQLGCGPGEILHVSSSLRYDLIPAHDLRIPNKVYVNRGYEPSVPYYGYHEVSVLSELPALLGL; encoded by the coding sequence ATGACCCCGGCACGCACCCACCGCACCCACCGCGCACAGAAGGAGTACGTCGTGATCGACTTCCGGCCCAAGTACATCACCTTCGACTGCTACGGCACCCTCACCGCCTTCGGGATGTCCGCGCTCACCCGTCAACTGTTCGCCGACCGCATCGCCGCCGACCGGATGGAGGACTTCCTCGACGACTTCGAGGCGTACCGCATCGACGAGGTGCTGGGCGCCTACCAGCTCTACCCCGACGTCATCAAGAACGCCCTGAAGCGGGCCTGCGCCCTGTGGGGCGTGGAGTACCGCGACACGGACGGCGAGGCGATCGTCGCCGCCGTGCCCTCCTGGGGCCCGCACCCGGACGTGCCGGACGCGCTGCGCACCCTCGCCGAGAGCTATCCGCTGGTCATCCTCTCCAACGCCGCCAACGACCAGATCGGCGGCAACGTCGAGAAGCTGGGCGCCCCGTTCCACGCCGTCTACACGGCCGAGCACGCCCGTGCGTACAAGCCGCGCCTGCAGGCGTTCGAGTACATGCTGGAGCAGCTCGGGTGCGGACCCGGCGAGATCCTGCACGTGTCCTCGAGCCTGCGCTACGACCTGATCCCGGCCCACGATCTGCGGATCCCCAACAAGGTCTACGTCAACCGGGGATACGAGCCGAGCGTGCCGTACTACGGCTACCACGAGGTCTCGGTCCTGTCCGAGCTGCCCGCGCTACTCGGGCTGTGA